Proteins encoded by one window of Bauldia sp.:
- a CDS encoding ABC transporter ATP-binding protein — MANVELRGVNKRYGNVEAIQHLDLTVGEGEFCALLGPSGCGKSTLLRMIAGLEVVTEGSILIDGVDVTNMPPAKRRIAMVFQSYALYPHMTVRQNIGFSLRVAKTPKDVMAKRVNEVARMLQLEALLDRRPAQLSGGQRQRVAIGRALVREPQVFLFDEPLSNLDAMLRVQMRVEIAKLHQDLKTTMIYVTHDQVEAMTLADKIVVLDHGIISQVGTPMDLYNKPANKFVASFIGSPTMNFVNAEAKSAAGKDAVVNLPGGHEIKLTTQGGLAKPGSVEVGIRPEHVRLSGPNDPQAALGGTVQLLERLGNATIMYVSTDAGQIVVQDDGDTATKTGDNVSVIFDPSRVHLFSQNATV, encoded by the coding sequence ATGGCCAACGTCGAGCTCCGCGGAGTGAACAAGCGCTACGGCAACGTCGAGGCGATCCAGCACCTCGACCTGACCGTCGGCGAAGGCGAGTTCTGCGCGCTGCTCGGGCCGTCGGGCTGCGGCAAGTCCACGCTGCTCCGCATGATCGCCGGGCTGGAAGTCGTTACCGAAGGCTCGATCCTGATCGACGGCGTCGACGTCACCAACATGCCGCCGGCCAAGCGGCGCATCGCGATGGTGTTCCAGTCGTACGCGCTCTACCCGCACATGACGGTGCGGCAGAACATCGGCTTCTCGCTGCGCGTCGCCAAGACGCCGAAGGACGTGATGGCCAAGCGCGTCAACGAGGTGGCGCGGATGCTGCAGCTCGAGGCGCTGCTCGACCGGCGGCCGGCGCAACTTTCCGGCGGCCAGCGCCAGCGCGTCGCCATCGGCCGTGCGCTGGTGCGCGAGCCGCAGGTGTTCCTGTTCGACGAGCCGCTGTCGAACCTCGACGCGATGCTGCGCGTGCAGATGCGCGTCGAGATCGCCAAGCTGCACCAGGACCTCAAGACGACGATGATCTACGTCACCCACGACCAGGTCGAGGCGATGACGCTCGCCGACAAGATCGTGGTGCTCGACCACGGCATCATCTCGCAGGTCGGCACGCCGATGGACCTCTACAACAAGCCGGCGAACAAGTTCGTCGCCTCGTTCATCGGCTCGCCGACGATGAATTTCGTCAACGCCGAAGCGAAATCGGCGGCGGGCAAGGATGCGGTGGTCAACCTGCCGGGCGGGCACGAGATAAAGCTGACGACGCAGGGCGGGCTGGCGAAGCCGGGCAGCGTCGAGGTCGGCATCCGGCCGGAGCACGTGCGGCTCAGCGGGCCGAACGATCCGCAGGCGGCGCTCGGCGGCACGGTGCAACTGCTCGAGCGGCTGGGCAACGCGACGATCATGTACGTCAGCACCGACGCCGGGCAGATCGTGGTGCAGGACGACGGCGACACGGCGACCAAGACCGGCGACAACGTCTCGGTGATCTTCGATCCGTCGCGGGTGCACCTCTTCTCGCAGAACGCGACGGTCTAG